In Triticum urartu cultivar G1812 chromosome 6, Tu2.1, whole genome shotgun sequence, the following proteins share a genomic window:
- the LOC125517428 gene encoding phosphoenolpyruvate carboxylase 1-like has product MGIFCLAPKIIFSRVNRLILLLFLRRIIFLLNCLLLRNVFAAEFWKQVPSNEPYRVILGDVRDKLYYTRERSRHILTTGVSDIPEESTFTNVEMFLEPLELCYRSLCACGDKPIADGSLLDFLRQVSTFGLALVKLDIRQESDRHTDVLDTITTHLGIGSYAEWSEEKRQEWLLSELRGKRPLFGSDLPQTEEVADVLSTFHILAELPADCFGAYIISMATAPSDVLAVELLQRECHIKKPLRVVPLFEKLADLEAAPAAVARLFSIDWYMDRINGKQEVMIGYSDSGKDAGRLSAAWQMYKAQEELIKVAKHYGVKLTMFHGRGGTVGRGGGPSHLAILSQPPDTIHGSLRVTVQGEVIEHSFGEEHLCFRTLQRFTAATLEHGMHPPISPKPEWRALMDEMAVVATKEYQSIVFQEPRFVEYFRSATPETEYGRMNIGSRPSKRKPSGGIESLRAIPWIFAWTQTRFHLPVWLGFGAAFKHIIQKDIRNIHTLKEMYNEWPFFRVTLDLLEMVFAKGDPGIAALYDKLLVAEDLQSFGEQLRQNFEETKQLLLQVAGHKDVLEGDPYLKQRLRLRESYITTLNVCQAYTLKRIRDPSFEVTPQQPPLSKEFSDKEPAELVQLNRGSEYAPGLEDTLILTMKGIAAGMQNTG; this is encoded by the exons ATGGGTATTTTTTGCTTGGCACCGAAAATAATTTTTAGTCGTGTTAACCGCTTGATTTTACTCCTTTTCTTGCGAAGAATAATTTTCTTGCTGAACTGCCTATTATTAAGAAATGTCTTTGCTGCAGAGTTCTGGAAGCAAGTTCCTTCAAATGAACCTTATCGTGTCATACTCGGTGATGTCAGGGATAAATTGTATTATACGCGCGAACGTTCTCGCCATATATTGACAACTGGAGTTTCTGACATTCCTGAGGAGTCTACTTTTACTAATGTCGAGATG TTTCTCGAGCCTCTTGAGCTATGCTACAGATCTTTGTGTGCTTGTGGTGACAAACCTATAGCTGATGGAAGCCTTCTTGATTTCTTACGTCAAGTATCAACTTTTGGGCTTGCTCTTGTGAAACTTGATATCAGGCAGGAATCTGATCGACACACTGATGTCCTTGATACTATAACAACACATCTTGGGATTGGATCCTACGCTGAATGGTCTGAGGAGAAACGCCAGGAGTGGCTGTTGTCCGAACTAAGGGGCAAACGCCCATTGTTCGGTTCAGATCTTCCTCAGACTGAAGAAGTTGCTGATGTTTTAAGCACATTTCATATCCTTGCTGAGCTTCCAGCAGATTGTTTTGGTGCTTATATCATCTCAATGGCAACTGCCCCGTCCGATGTGCTTGCTGTTGAGCTTTTACAGCGTGAGTGCCATATAAAAAAGCCATTGAGAGTTGTTCCACTATTTGAGAAGCTTGCAGATCTTGAAGCAGCTCCAGCAGCGGTTGCACGCCTATTTTCAATAGACTGGTATATGGATAGGATCAATGGCAAGCAGGAGGTCATGATTGGATACTCAGACTCTGGCAAGGATGCTGGGCGTCTCTCTGCAGCGTGGCAAATGTATAAAGCACAGGAAGAGCTCATAAAGGTTGCAAAGCATTACGGAGTAAAGTTGACAATGTTTCATGGAAGAGGTGGAACGGTTGGCAGAGGAGGGGGTCCCAGTCATCTTGCCATATTATCTCAACCACCAGACACAATACATGGATCACTCCGTGTAACGGTTCAAGGCGAGGTCATAGAGCACTCATTTGGAGAGGAACACTTGTGCTTTAGAACTCTGCAGCGCTTCACTGCAGCTACTCTCGAGCATGGAATGCATCCCCCAATTTCACCCAAGCCAGAATGGCGTGCTCTAATGGATGAGATGGCTGTTGTGGCAACAAAAGAGTATCAATCAATAGTCTTCCAAGAACCACGCTTTGTTGAATACTTCCGCTCG GCAACACCTGAGACTGAATATGGTCGGATGAATATTGGCAGCCGGCCATCGAAGAGAAAGCCTAGTGGGGGCATAGAATCACTCCGTGCAATTCCATGGATCTTTGCTTGGACACAGACAAGGTTTCATCTTCCTGTATGGCTTGGATTTGGTGCAGCATTTAAACATATCATTCAGAAGGACATCAGGAACATCCATACTCTGAAAGAAATGTACAATGAGTGGCCATTCTTCAGGGTCACCCTTGACTTACTTGAGATGGTTTTTGCCAAGGGAGATCCAGGAATTGCTGCTTTATATGACAAATTGCTTGTGGCTGAAGATCTGCAGTCCTTTGGGGAACAGTTGAGGCAAAACTTTGAAGAGACAAAACAGTTACTCCTTCAG GTTGCTGGTCACAAGGACGTTCTTGAAGGGGATCCTTACCTAAAGCAGCGTCTGCGGTTGCGTGAGTCCTACATCACAACCTTGAATGTTTGCCAAGCCTACACCCTGAAGCGGATAAGAGACCCCAGCTTTGAGGTGACGCCACAGCAGCCGCCCCTGTCCAAGGAGTTCAGCGACAAGGAGCCCGCCGAGCTGGTGCAACTGAACCGTGGGAGCGAGTATGCCCCAGGCCTGGAGGACACCCTCATCCTGACTATGAAGGGCATTGCTGCTGGCATGCAGAACACAGGCTAG